One genomic window of Desmospora activa DSM 45169 includes the following:
- a CDS encoding ArsR/SmtB family transcription factor gives MVRELKLELEEMEAIAKALSNKVRIDIFRALQKQPMNVNEISQRFNMPASSATVNIRKLEEAGLIRTELLPGSRGSQKVCSAIYDRIVIDMEGGQKEEDNSVSISMPIGNFVDCEVSPTCGLLSEDGIIGLLDDPASFYEPERTQAQLLWFRKGYVEYRFPNKTPSDSVVQSLELTMEVCSEAPLHQEQWPSDLSLWVNGVEVGTWLSPGDFGGERGMLTPEWWDTDSTQFGLLKKWRINGKGSYIDGEPLSPITINELNLYEKSYLTVRLGVKDEADNIGGINLFGRRFGNYELDLLLRIHYQRK, from the coding sequence ATGGTTCGAGAACTAAAGTTGGAGCTCGAAGAGATGGAAGCGATTGCAAAAGCGCTTTCCAACAAAGTGCGAATCGATATCTTTCGCGCACTGCAAAAGCAACCGATGAATGTCAACGAAATCAGTCAACGCTTTAACATGCCTGCCTCCTCGGCGACTGTCAATATCCGTAAGTTGGAAGAAGCCGGTCTGATTCGTACCGAACTGTTACCAGGTAGCCGCGGATCGCAAAAGGTATGTTCTGCCATTTATGACCGTATTGTCATCGATATGGAAGGGGGGCAAAAGGAGGAGGATAATTCCGTTTCCATCAGTATGCCGATTGGCAACTTTGTCGACTGTGAAGTAAGTCCCACATGTGGGCTGCTCTCTGAGGACGGCATTATCGGGTTGTTGGATGATCCTGCTTCCTTTTATGAACCGGAACGGACTCAAGCCCAGCTTCTCTGGTTCCGCAAGGGGTATGTCGAATACCGTTTTCCCAATAAAACACCGTCAGATTCCGTTGTGCAGTCGCTGGAACTGACGATGGAAGTCTGTTCAGAGGCCCCGTTGCATCAAGAGCAATGGCCTTCGGATCTCTCTCTGTGGGTAAATGGAGTGGAAGTGGGAACGTGGTTGAGCCCTGGTGATTTTGGCGGGGAGCGGGGGATGTTAACGCCGGAATGGTGGGATACGGACAGCACACAGTTCGGTTTGTTAAAAAAATGGCGAATCAATGGCAAGGGGAGCTATATCGACGGTGAGCCCCTTTCGCCTATAACGATAAATGAGTTAAACCTTTATGAAAAATCGTATTTGACGGTTCGTTTAGGGGTGAAAGACGAAGCGGACAATATCGGTGGAATCAACCTATTTGGGCGACGCTTCGGCAATTATGAGCTGGATCTGCTGCTACGAATCCATTACCAGCGGAAATAA
- a CDS encoding ABC transporter ATP-binding protein yields MAVVQTNEIVKKFGKQTVLNGVNIQVEEGEVYGFIGPNGAGKSTTIRILLGMLKATSGTATIFGHDVWRDAVAIHERLAYVPGDVNLWLNLSGGEVLDLFASMKKQYSKKRERFLIDQFALDVSKKCRTYSKGNRQKVALISAFASEADLYILDEPTSGLDPLMERIFQECILDAKSREKSVLLSSHILSEVERLCDRIGIIRHGEIIESGTLQEMRHLTRTNLRMTTVKPPIQLEQQPGVHEVVKEGDIVTFQVDTEHLASVIQYVSSFGVTSLESAQPTLEDLFMRHYEGSEQR; encoded by the coding sequence ATGGCTGTTGTACAGACAAATGAAATAGTGAAAAAATTTGGCAAGCAAACGGTATTGAACGGTGTGAACATACAAGTAGAGGAAGGCGAAGTGTACGGGTTCATCGGTCCAAACGGTGCTGGAAAATCGACAACGATTCGCATCTTACTCGGCATGTTAAAAGCGACTTCTGGCACGGCGACCATTTTTGGTCACGACGTGTGGCGGGATGCGGTTGCGATTCATGAACGATTGGCGTATGTGCCAGGGGATGTAAATCTGTGGCTAAACTTATCGGGTGGCGAAGTGCTCGACTTATTCGCCTCCATGAAAAAGCAGTATAGCAAAAAAAGAGAACGTTTCCTCATTGACCAATTCGCTTTAGACGTATCAAAAAAATGCCGCACGTATTCAAAAGGGAACCGACAAAAAGTTGCGCTTATCTCTGCGTTTGCTTCCGAAGCGGATTTGTATATATTGGACGAACCGACGTCTGGTCTCGATCCGTTAATGGAACGCATTTTTCAAGAATGTATCCTCGATGCGAAATCACGTGAAAAGAGCGTATTGCTGTCCAGTCATATTTTGTCCGAAGTTGAGCGACTTTGTGACCGCATCGGCATTATTCGTCACGGTGAAATCATTGAATCGGGTACCTTGCAAGAAATGCGACATTTAACCAGAACCAACTTACGCATGACGACAGTGAAGCCACCTATTCAGTTAGAACAACAACCAGGTGTGCACGAAGTCGTCAAAGAGGGGGATATCGTCACGTTTCAAGTCGATACCGAACATCTCGCATCCGTCATTCAATACGTCAGTTCCTTCGGTGTCACCTCACTCGAAAGTGCTCAACCGACGCTAGAAGATTTGTTCATGCGTCATTATGAAGGAAGTGAGCAACGATGA
- a CDS encoding TetR/AcrR family transcriptional regulator, whose amino-acid sequence MKTFESLEEEKRQRILNAALQEFAEKGFDEASTNTIVKQANIGKGMLFYYFKNKQTLYDYLVDYAITTVDEQYVQKIDMDNRDFIDRLQDTAKKKLACYNEYPHLFTFLGNVSLNEMTLLKKDLHDRMLSLQQLAQSKMYDNIDLTRFRADVDVEKALQLMKWAIEGYQQQLMQTFQAQSITKIDFSPYWDEFDEYLAVLKTSFYA is encoded by the coding sequence TTGAAAACCTTCGAAAGTCTAGAAGAAGAAAAACGGCAACGAATTTTGAACGCTGCATTGCAAGAATTTGCGGAAAAAGGATTTGATGAAGCATCGACGAACACGATTGTGAAACAAGCCAATATTGGAAAAGGGATGCTCTTTTATTACTTCAAAAATAAACAAACACTGTATGACTATTTAGTGGATTATGCAATAACAACTGTCGATGAACAATACGTGCAAAAAATCGATATGGATAATCGTGACTTTATCGATCGCCTGCAGGATACCGCAAAGAAAAAACTTGCTTGTTACAACGAATATCCACACCTGTTTACCTTTTTAGGAAATGTCTCTTTAAATGAAATGACGTTGTTAAAAAAAGATTTACACGATCGGATGCTCTCGTTACAACAGCTAGCACAAAGCAAAATGTACGATAACATCGATCTGACACGATTCCGCGCGGATGTCGATGTCGAAAAAGCGTTACAACTAATGAAATGGGCGATAGAAGGGTATCAACAACAACTCATGCAAACTTTTCAAGCCCAATCGATCACAAAGATTGATTTTAGCCCCTATTGGGATGAGTTTGATGAGTATTTGGCGGTTTTAAAAACAAGCTTTTACGCATAG
- a CDS encoding family 1 glycosylhydrolase: MEKFQWGVGIEDTFVPQSEPGRRRLDEYELTQHDGQWRNDLALCQELGVDFIRYGIPWYKVHPQPDRFRWEWVDEVMAWMQTKGLKPIIDLVHYGTPLWMKDAFLHRDYPKYVSAYVGAFAQRYGDFVQMYTPLNEPFIHAEFCGRTGRWPPYDTGDDGFIRLMKQLARGAVETVRTLKAIQPNSVMVHVEATGLLVTKDHSMQPWIEHQQALRFLYFDWITGRVDSSHPLYEWLRVNGVSEADFDWFVTHAIEVDVMGLNYYPDLSVQEVSLQGEKVFTDGWGGTWALEQLLQSYYQRYQRPIMLTETSTNGSAAQRLHWLEQSTKSIREMRKSIPIIGYTWWPLFDLINWDYRESSDPVEKFVEPMGLWSLEKRGQVFQRTSTPAAEAYHRLIQSLG; the protein is encoded by the coding sequence ATGGAGAAGTTTCAATGGGGAGTCGGGATTGAAGATACGTTCGTTCCTCAGAGCGAACCGGGCCGCCGCCGATTGGACGAGTACGAGTTGACCCAACATGACGGACAGTGGCGAAATGATTTGGCGTTGTGTCAGGAGTTAGGAGTCGATTTTATTCGCTATGGAATCCCTTGGTACAAGGTTCATCCACAGCCGGATAGGTTTCGATGGGAATGGGTGGATGAGGTGATGGCATGGATGCAGACAAAAGGATTGAAGCCAATCATCGACCTGGTTCATTATGGCACTCCCCTGTGGATGAAGGATGCGTTTCTTCATCGTGATTACCCGAAATATGTAAGCGCTTACGTAGGGGCTTTCGCTCAGCGTTACGGCGATTTTGTCCAGATGTACACACCTTTAAATGAGCCGTTTATCCATGCGGAGTTTTGTGGTCGAACAGGCCGTTGGCCTCCCTATGATACCGGGGATGACGGTTTTATACGGCTGATGAAGCAGTTGGCCCGCGGGGCGGTGGAAACGGTCCGTACGTTGAAAGCGATACAGCCGAACAGCGTCATGGTCCATGTAGAAGCAACCGGGTTGCTGGTGACAAAGGATCACTCTATGCAGCCATGGATTGAGCATCAGCAGGCACTTCGCTTTCTCTACTTCGATTGGATCACCGGTCGAGTTGATTCCTCCCATCCACTCTATGAGTGGTTGCGTGTAAACGGCGTGTCGGAAGCGGATTTTGACTGGTTTGTCACACATGCGATCGAAGTGGATGTGATGGGGCTTAACTATTACCCCGACCTTTCGGTTCAAGAAGTGTCTCTACAGGGAGAGAAGGTTTTTACCGATGGATGGGGTGGAACATGGGCGTTGGAGCAGCTGTTGCAAAGCTATTATCAGCGTTATCAAAGGCCGATCATGCTGACGGAGACCAGTACCAATGGCTCTGCGGCCCAGCGTCTTCATTGGTTGGAACAATCGACGAAATCGATCAGGGAGATGCGGAAGTCGATCCCCATCATCGGTTATACGTGGTGGCCCTTGTTTGATTTGATTAATTGGGATTACCGGGAAAGCAGCGATCCCGTGGAAAAGTTTGTGGAACCGATGGGATTGTGGAGCTTGGAAAAACGGGGGCAGGTGTTTCAGCGAACTTCGACACCGGCAGCGGAAGCATACCACAGATTGATTCAATCGCTGGGTTAG